AGCATCCATACATCActaatacaaaaacacacacatacactcgcACCTACACACACTCTGATGTGAGCACAGtcagaggagttgatgatatatATTCACAAACATTAGTCTGCTTTCTACAGGAGGTTCACACACTGTTAATGTACCTGTGATCTGTCCACTTGTGTATGATTATGTAAACCTCCAGGTGGATCTACCTGAGCGCATACACTCTGTGACTCTGAAAGGATATGAGACTGCAGCTCTCCAGGACAGCTGACTGTGGTGGTGAAGCTAGCGAACTGAACCGACGTCTTGTTACCGTAGAATAAGTACATCCtccctgagacacacacacacacacgttagaAACTCAAACATGGAGTCTCGATTTATAAAGAGTATGGAGAGAAGAGCCGCTCCAGTCTGAAGAAACCAGGCTAACTACACCAAACGACACGAACATATGTGGATAAAGCCCAACAGACTCCGCCCCCTCCTGTCATAAAACACTCACCCAGGTTCTGACGGTACTCAGACTTGATGCCGATCTGTAGCAGCTGATTCTCAAACAGAACTCCGTTGTTCTTGCAGACAAACCTGCAGGTGAAACACATCATGGAGTCAGTGACCAATGAGCAGTCAGTTTGATGAATCAATACTCAGCTACATAAAGCATCATCACAGGTATCACAGGTTATTCGGTTTGATGAATCACAACTCAGCTACTTAAAGCATCATCACAGGTATCACAGGTAATTCAGTTTGATGAATCACAACTCAGCTACTTAAAGCATCATCACAGGTATCACAGGTAATTCAGTTCGAAACTGATTCATGTTTACCATTTGATTATTTAAGGATTAAAAAGCAGTTTGTCTGATTAGGTGGGGAACTCTGCAGGAATCAATTAGAACAGGTTAATTAATCAAAGATGACAGCAGGTGACTCCCCCTACAGGCAACATGCAGCGCTGCAgccagtctcacacacacacacacacacacgcacacacgcacacacgcacacacgcacacacacacagaaagcttACTTGTTGAGAAGTTCATCTGCCtcaggaagaggagcagcaggatcCTCAGAGGGAGGAGCAGAGCTGAGAGGCCgcaggacagaggaggaggaccaggaggaggaccacaggatagaggaggaggaggaccacaggatagaggaggaggaggaccacaggatagaggaggaggaggaccacaggatagaagaggaggaggaccacaggatagaggaggaggaggaccacaggatagaggaggaggaggaccacaggatagaagaggaggaggaggaccacaggatagaggaggaggaggaccacaggacagaggaggaggaggaccaggaggaggaCCACAAGACAGAGGAATACATGAAAGaatggagaaagaaaggaggagggaggagtaaCATGAGGAGGAAATCAGAGCGGTTACAGAGAAACAccagagaaggaggaggagaggataaAATGCTGAGGTTAGTGAAAGCAGTTAAACATCTTTTCACAGACATGTTCAGTTTCATCATCATCTATCTACATGTTAGTGTGTTTACTGCAGCACACTGAGTCAAACACTAGCTCAACACGTCATCCAATCAGGAGTGATCACCCTGCCGAGCCATGCTCAAACTGAAGACATTAAAAGGGTGTTCCTGTAGGATCACAGACTCCACCTGCGGGGGGGCGCACTCACAGAGGAGCTTTAAACTATCCTCCCACATTATTAAACATATCTGTAATGTGAAGAACATGTGCTGGACCACGAGTGTCACAGTTTAAACTTCAGTATGAATAAAAAGTTAACACTATcgttaccacggcaacacaaATCAAAGTCCTAGTCGCCAAACACGGGCTGATTTATGGTTTTTAATTTGCAGAACTGCAGACAGACTCCTTTACCACAACACCTTCCCTGATTGTTGTATTGCATTGTTGTCACGCTagagagggggcggggcttcctGCCTGGGTGTATGGCCAAATGGCTGAGGAGCCAGCATCTTGATGAGCTCAGGCGTGCAGGTTTGCAGGAGGTCGTGGGAGGCTGGATGAGAGACAATTGACTGCTTCCCCGAGTTTATCTTGAGTTATTGTCCCGTGTTTTATGTTAGAATACTGAGCTGTCATGCGACGGAGGAGAACGCGCTGGAACTGAGCAGAGAGAGTAATTCCAGAGTGAAGCATTGTGGTGCCGCAGCGAGGCAGCAACAGGTGAGGTCTGTCTCTCTAGCTTTAGCAGCCGGTCTCaggtttgtgtttgatttgattgataTGAAAACAGGGTGGTGCATCATTAAGTCAGAATACTGAGTGTGACTTTAAAGAGCGCTCAGTGTGAACACACAAGCTGCTTCTCTTCAGTGAGCTGCAGTAAAACATGATCCTAACTTCACACACTGTTCACATGTATGTAGAACATGAAGCTGGATGTTTACAGCAGAGCCATGATGTTTCTATGTCTGTAATAATAACGAGTGTAGATGATGACAGTGAAGCAGGAAGCAGCACGACTTCCCTTTGATGTTCCTGAGAGGACGAACaataaactgaaaatacagaaaagactAAGCTAATTAATAATGAAGCTCTAAGGAGAGAGTAGCCCTTCAGTTATTTAAAGCTTAAACAAAAGTTTGGTtagtttttaactttattttggaGGGAAACATCTTTTCATCGTGttttcatcaccagagtgtttaaatgtgtttgtacatgttcagtgtgtgtgtgtgtgtgtgtcttttataAATTAAACCAACAACATGTTCATTGAAAGACACACAATCTATCCTACAAACACAACGTGGATCCGCCATGTTTGTAGTTTTCTAACTGTAGTAACATGACTACAGGCCCTTACTCCGAGTCACCAGAACCCTCCACCAATAGGGAGTCAGAGGTCTCGGTGGGCGGTTCCAGATCTCTGTCAATGTCCAATCACGGAAGAGGAcaggagacagacacacattcaaatcaaaacacacgcgcgcacacacacaagcgcgcgcacacacacacaggaaaatggagagaagggaagaagagaaaaaagacgAAAGAcagtcacaaacacagcaagaTAAAAGAACAGACAAGTGTAGCCGACCTGACGACCATGGAGACTGAACGTGTCAGACGGACTTTAACCCCTTCTGTTAGAAGTTTAGGTTATATTAACAGCCTGAtaacacccccctcccccccccaatGACATGATGGGGGGACTACCTGCAGTCTCTGAGGCGAGCTCAGATTGTGACAGTGAGACAGATGGTGTTGTTATCTTATACAACAAGgaataaaacaatgaatgaagTAGATTTAATATGATTCCTCGAACGCCTTGTTGAGATAACATTCAGGAGGATAAATAAAAGTGTTGTCAGGCTCTGCAGAGGAGCAGTGAGGTGAGGGTCAATGTCTCCAGGTCGACAGGTTCATattaaacaaagagagagaaagacagagccgacagcagcacagacacttTACACTTAGCTGTATGAGGGCGCCGTCACACCGCTgtttacagacaaaaaaagagacgcACGTCCAAGTCCACTACGGCACATCAGAGAACATATCAGAGAACTGACATTTtatcagatacagccataaataaaaTCGATAAATAAAAGAGAGCCGCGGTCATAGAACATGACAGCTTCCTGTCTTTACTCTGAGTCACATACAGActgaatgaaggctgtccaaACTGACATTTtatcagatacagccataaataaaaTCGATAAATAAAAGAGAGCCGCGGTCATAGAACATGACAGCTTCCTGTCTTTACTCTGAGTCACATACAGActgaatgaaggctgtccacgttgttTACCTGAACTGTACCGTGTCACAGCGTGCCGTTAGTACAACACGGAGCGCTCACACTGCTCAAATAAACCCGACTTTAGGGGGGGAAGCGTTCTtaggcacggtacggattgccagtgtgaccgcgcccttaaacacaaacacaccacaactgtctacacacacacacacacagagagaacagcacctgtcaatcaaagtcAAGGTGCttcaacagctgtgtgtgtgttgcatatATCTGATGTTTCTGTCTTCAGTGTCTCATCCAGCTCATCAAGAGCATTTACCTGAGGAAGCCGTCATcgttcacagcagcagagactgCAGCAGGCCCCGCCTCAGAGAACACGTCAACCAATAGGCTGCCAGCGCTTGCTGGAGCAGCACCGACAGGAACCGCAGAACGAATCCCGAGGAGGTCAGCTGACGGAGACGGGGTGGActaagagaaaggagagagcgGTCAGTCGGACCATGATGATAAAACACTTCAGTTAGACGATACACAGAGAGCGTGCTCACAGCGTTAGAGGCCGCCATGGCTGACGTGTCAGGGCCCCTCTCGCCCCCTCCGTtcagctctcctccctccctcttgtTGTCCTCCAGCTCGGTCACAGACACGGCGCCCGggcctttcttcttcttcagtttagcCAGGATGGACGACTCCCTCTCTGGGAACGGAGGCATCTCCTCCAGGACGGTCGcctgaggagacacagagagacacaggtgTTCTTTaagagctacacacacagacacacacacagagagacacacacggacacagagacacacacacacacacacagacacagacacagacacagacacagacacacacagaatcacagacacacacacagaatcacagacacacacagacacacacagacacacactcacacacactcacacacacacaccaggacgTCAGTGCTGGCAATGGAGGAAAGCTTCAGGTACTCCACGGCTCTCTGCTGCAACTCCACGTCGGAGTTTCGGATCTGGCTGTCGCAGCGCAGCACCTCCTGGATGGTGGCCTTGGTCTCTGGGAACAGGTTGATGAACTTGATGTAGGCGGACAGCAGCAGGGCGCGGGTGGGCACCGAGCACAGGTGGAATTTGGAGTGAAGAAGGTTAAACTGGACCAGGGGGCTGAAACATCAAGCAATATTATTAGTCATCAATCAGACTTTTAACTTTGTGCTTTAGCAGACAAAAAACACTAACCAACCTGGATCGAGGGTCACCAGCAATAAGATTTCCAAACTCTCCCAGAATGTAGCCTCCAACTTTCACCATGTTCTCATGGCAGGCGGGGGCCTGCAGGGcctgcagcagaaaaaacaccGATGTTACTGTGTGATAATAAGAGGCGTTCTAAAGAGCTGGATCAGACATCAATCAGAGCATTCAGCAAATACTCACTCTTAAAAGctgatcaataataataataataatgataataataatacattggttttataaaacacttttctgaaaactcaaagacgctttgacaaaaacataaaacaataaactaCAAGGACAGTACAACGAAAAAgtaatgtgggggggggggaattagtggttgtaggcagtgatgaagagttgagttttgagggatttctggaaggaggtgagtgtgtgtgtatgtggggggggggtctcggATGTtatttgggagtgagttccagagggttgGAGCAGCAATGGAGAAAGCCCTGTCACCCCAGGGCCGATAGtttgggtgcgttcgaattgtccctcctatctcctttcactatccactttaccttaaccccggaagcatttaagtggcggccatgataagagctgttcgaattctctaaaagttaaggaaaggtgggtcaatgcttcctttataacctcctttagcacaggatacactggaccatcctttaccaaaggagatgagatatgccgccccacaattccttgcggccacaaaatttaaagcgagtcgcacATCTGACCGTTCACGGAAATGAACGATGattgtaaagtgacacagatcatgtaagggataaaaagagacatttttatccagatgatgttttattcaacatatttcattcacttaaggaTGCtatgtgcagttgtacatttgtatgcttaaaatattatgtgtaggctatatcttgcagaaatgtaacaattaatttcatacaatcatacttatgttgatgttgatttatgagtggacaggaagctgatggtttcacttttgttaggctacttgtagcctggtaatctatatttcttttatatcaatcccaaccttgtggtgattaggattatttcaccggtaagaaggcacaggggaaagttttttagatgcgcttttagtagtccattttctgaacaatgtagtttcaacacggcggacccacgtcattaacctccgccgacCTGTCGCATTTAGTGACGCCGcctaggagggacaattcgaacgcaccctttgtcctgcgggggggggggggggggggggggggggggacaggatGTCAGTCTACATGTGAACATTTCAGGCAGTATCACCTCAAAGACCGTCTTGGCGGCGTAGCCCTGCACGTCATCTCGGTTGATGACGATTTGGATGACACGATACCAAACCTCCTCACTGACATAGTCTCCAGCGATGCGGATCAGGTTTAGGATGGTGTCCACGTACCATGAGTAATCCACGGCGTACTTCTCTGCCAGGATGGCCACCTTCAGCACCTGGAGGAGGGAAACACATTAAAGCTTATAGTCTGATAATCTTACAGTCAGATGGTCGCCTCCACGCGGCTCCACCCACCATCTCCTCCCTGATGGAGTAGTCTGCGGTCTCCAGGTAGCTCAGCATCTCAGCTACGATCTGCTTGGCGTTGCTGCGGTCACACATGGCGTAGAGCAGATCAGCCGCTCGCTGCCGAACACTCACGTCCCTCTCagtctgcagagacacagagcacACGTTACTGCTTCAACTCAATGATTTGATAAGACAGAGGTAAGGCGTGTTCTGTGCACGGGGCGCCACCTTGAGGGCGTTGATGACGGTCTCGATGTGCGTCTTCACAGCTTCATGAGAGAACTCGGAGCTGGCCAGAGTGCACATGCTCTCCAGAGCCAGGTAGCGCAGGTTAgtctctctgtgctgcaggaACTGGCCCAGCTGGTTACAGGCTCGCACCAGCAGGTTCGGCTCACTGAGGACCAGAAGACCAGAAAGTCAAATTAAACTCCCCGAGTTAGACGTGTCAACATAAACCTGAGCAGGCTGTAAGAGCtgactttacatttaaaacttcTAACAAAGACCACCATGTAGTGAATAAGACactctgacatcatcatctGCTTGGCTGATATCTCACCTGTCGTAGTGGATGATGAGGGAAATGGCCTCGAACAGGATGGCATTCTTGGCATTGGAGTGCTGAACCTTCTTGGACTTGGGTGGCTCCTGGGCCTTGTTGAGGATGGTCTCCAGACACTCCACCAGACGACCTTTAACAGCGCCATCCTCTGGAGGAGGGTAGCACTGCAGCAGGCGCAGCAGCTTGCAGGAGAGCCACGGTGCAGGGACAAAGTAGTAGGTGTAGTCCTGCAGGTCGGTGGAGGCTGACGACACAATCTGCAGAACACACAGGTATCAGAAGGTAACCAGTGGAGACTCTGCATCACTAACACTCATTCAGGAAGGATCAGCAGTGTTCTCTCGTAGTGACTGAACAGGGGTCAAGTCATCCACCTGAGAATCTTCAATGTAGTTTACTAGAGCTCTGATTGTAtctttgtttattattatttgtttatttaacagcaTGCAGTAAACAAGCTTCATATGTTAAGTACGAAGTAGATGCCATGCATAAAGGTTTCTAGCCTTGGCTAATTGCAACCCCCGTCCCTGGCTAGGCTTTCAAAATTAAAACTGAATCATTAGACTTACAGAAACATTGatgttatatttgtatattttatatttgtatgtTAAGCTGCTCTTTGTTACTGTCACTCACCCTGCTGAGACGAGACACGGCCAGGGACACACAGGTCTTAAACTCATCCGGATTCTTCTGACTCAGACAAGTGATGAGAGAGATGGCAGCTGTCACCacaccctgaaacacacacatcaacatcatcttcatcttcatcttcatcttcatcttcatcttcatcttcatcttcatcttcatcttctctgttaTTTCAGGTCTTAAAGGAAACT
This Labrus bergylta chromosome 16, fLabBer1.1, whole genome shotgun sequence DNA region includes the following protein-coding sequences:
- the ap2a1 gene encoding AP-2 complex subunit alpha-2 isoform X2 codes for the protein MPAVSKGDGMRGLAVFISDIRNCKSKEAEIKRINKELANIRSKFKGDKALDGYSKKKYVCKLLFIFLLGHDIDFGHMEAVNLLSSNKYTEKQIGYLFISVLVNSNSELIRLINNAIKNDLSSRNPTFMCLALHCIANVGSREMAEAFASEIPRILVAGDTMDSVKQSAALCLLRLYKTSPDLVLMGEWTSRVVHLLNDQHMGVVTAAISLITCLSQKNPDEFKTCVSLAVSRLSRIVSSASTDLQDYTYYFVPAPWLSCKLLRLLQCYPPPEDGAVKGRLVECLETILNKAQEPPKSKKVQHSNAKNAILFEAISLIIHYDSEPNLLVRACNQLGQFLQHRETNLRYLALESMCTLASSEFSHEAVKTHIETVINALKTERDVSVRQRAADLLYAMCDRSNAKQIVAEMLSYLETADYSIREEMVLKVAILAEKYAVDYSWYVDTILNLIRIAGDYVSEEVWYRVIQIVINRDDVQGYAAKTVFEALQAPACHENMVKVGGYILGEFGNLIAGDPRSSPLVQFNLLHSKFHLCSVPTRALLLSAYIKFINLFPETKATIQEVLRCDSQIRNSDVELQQRAVEYLKLSSIASTDVLATVLEEMPPFPERESSILAKLKKKKGPGAVSVTELEDNKREGGELNGGGERGPDTSAMAASNASTPSPSADLLGIRSAVPVGAAPASAGSLLVDVFSEAGPAAVSAAVNDDGFLRFVCKNNGVLFENQLLQIGIKSEYRQNLGRMYLFYGNKTSVQFASFTTTVSCPGELQSHILSESQSVCAQVDPPGGLHNHTQVDRSQVH
- the ap2a1 gene encoding AP-2 complex subunit alpha-1 isoform X1, encoding MPAVSKGDGMRGLAVFISDIRNCKSKEAEIKRINKELANIRSKFKGDKALDGYSKKKYVCKLLFIFLLGHDIDFGHMEAVNLLSSNKYTEKQIGYLFISVLVNSNSELIRLINNAIKNDLSSRNPTFMCLALHCIANVGSREMAEAFASEIPRILVAGDTMDSVKQSAALCLLRLYKTSPDLVLMGEWTSRVVHLLNDQHMGVVTAAISLITCLSQKNPDEFKTCVSLAVSRLSRIVSSASTDLQDYTYYFVPAPWLSCKLLRLLQCYPPPEDGAVKGRLVECLETILNKAQEPPKSKKVQHSNAKNAILFEAISLIIHYDSEPNLLVRACNQLGQFLQHRETNLRYLALESMCTLASSEFSHEAVKTHIETVINALKTERDVSVRQRAADLLYAMCDRSNAKQIVAEMLSYLETADYSIREEMVLKVAILAEKYAVDYSWYVDTILNLIRIAGDYVSEEVWYRVIQIVINRDDVQGYAAKTVFEALQAPACHENMVKVGGYILGEFGNLIAGDPRSSPLVQFNLLHSKFHLCSVPTRALLLSAYIKFINLFPETKATIQEVLRCDSQIRNSDVELQQRAVEYLKLSSIASTDVLATVLEEMPPFPERESSILAKLKKKKGPGAVSVTELEDNKREGGELNGGGERGPDTSAMAASNASTPSPSADLLGIRSAVPVGAAPASAGSLLVDVFSEAGPAAVSAAVNDDGFLSSAPPSEDPAAPLPEADELLNKFVCKNNGVLFENQLLQIGIKSEYRQNLGRMYLFYGNKTSVQFASFTTTVSCPGELQSHILSESQSVCAQVDPPGGLHNHTQVDRSQVH
- the ap2a1 gene encoding AP-2 complex subunit alpha-2 isoform X3, with the protein product MPAVSKGDGMRGLAVFISDIRNCKSKEAEIKRINKELANIRSKFKGDKALDGYSKKKYVCKLLFIFLLGHDIDFGHMEAVNLLSSNKYTEKQIGYLFISVLVNSNSELIRLINNAIKNDLSSRNPTFMCLALHCIANVGSREMAEAFASEIPRILVAGDTMDSVKQSAALCLLRLYKTSPDLVLMGEWTSRVVHLLNDQHMGVVTAAISLITCLSQKNPDEFKTCVSLAVSRLSRIVSSASTDLQDYTYYFVPAPWLSCKLLRLLQCYPPPEDGAVKGRLVECLETILNKAQEPPKSKKVQHSNAKNAILFEAISLIIHYDSEPNLLVRACNQLGQFLQHRETNLRYLALESMCTLASSEFSHEAVKTHIETVINALKTERDVSVRQRAADLLYAMCDRSNAKQIVAEMLSYLETADYSIREEMVLKVAILAEKYAVDYSWYVDTILNLIRIAGDYVSEEVWYRVIQIVINRDDVQGYAAKTVFEALQAPACHENMVKVGGYILGEFGNLIAGDPRSSPLVQFNLLHSKFHLCSVPTRALLLSAYIKFINLFPETKATIQEVLRCDSQIRNSDVELQQRAVEYLKLSSIASTDVLATVLEEMPPFPERESSILAKLKKKKGPGAVSVTELEDNKREGGELNGGGERGPDTSAMAASNASTPSPSADLLGIRSAVPVGAAPASAGSLLVDVFSEAGPAAVSAAVNDDGFLRDLEPPTETSDSLLVEGSGDSDSAPPSEDPAAPLPEADELLNKFVCKNNGVLFENQLLQIGIKSEYRQNLGRMYLFYGNKTSVQFASFTTTVSCPGELQLQLNVQTKPVEPLVEGGAQIQQVLNIECLTDFSEAPLLNIKFRYGGALQNLTLKLPVTINKFFQPTEMASQDFFQRWKQLSQPTQEAQKIFKASHGMDTEVLKAKLLGLGTALLDNVDPNPENYVCAGVIQTKGQQVGCLLRLEPNAQAQMYRLTLRCSKDSVSKRLCELLAEQF